A genomic segment from Parolsenella catena encodes:
- a CDS encoding MBL fold metallo-hydrolase — protein sequence MGEFWNTGRMAFDDVAGMADAALELRRFVVSPFSTNCYAVVSCGKAMVVDPGAEGARIAEALSDVDVELVVATHGHADHVGGVAALIAATGARFAINAADADLARHARRARAFGIEYDDDAPEPDELLVPGGTTGVGEARFRVVATPGHTPGGVTLVGQGTAAGLAFVGDTLFAGSAGRTDLAGGDPAALLSSLGTLARELPGETHVLTGHGDDTTIGWELRSNPYLQAASRTCA from the coding sequence ATGGGCGAGTTCTGGAACACGGGGCGGATGGCCTTCGATGACGTCGCCGGCATGGCGGACGCCGCGCTTGAGCTGAGGCGCTTCGTCGTGTCGCCGTTCTCGACGAACTGCTATGCCGTGGTCTCTTGCGGCAAGGCCATGGTCGTCGACCCCGGCGCCGAGGGCGCCCGCATCGCCGAGGCGCTCTCTGACGTGGACGTTGAGCTCGTCGTGGCCACGCACGGTCACGCGGACCACGTGGGAGGCGTGGCGGCGCTCATCGCGGCTACGGGCGCGCGCTTTGCCATCAACGCGGCCGACGCCGACCTCGCGCGCCATGCGCGCCGTGCCCGCGCGTTTGGCATCGAGTACGACGATGACGCGCCCGAGCCCGACGAGCTTCTCGTGCCGGGCGGTACCACGGGCGTGGGCGAGGCCCGTTTCCGTGTGGTCGCGACGCCGGGTCACACGCCGGGCGGCGTCACGCTCGTGGGGCAGGGGACGGCGGCGGGCCTTGCCTTCGTGGGTGACACGCTGTTTGCGGGAAGCGCCGGCCGCACCGACCTTGCCGGTGGCGACCCCGCCGCGCTCTTGTCCTCTCTGGGCACGCTCGCCCGCGAGCTCCCGGGCGAGACGCACGTCCTCACCGGCCACGGCGACGACACGACGATTGGCTGGGAGCTGCGGTCCAACCCCTACCTGCAGGCGGCGAGCCGCACGTGTGCGTAA
- the rpmI gene encoding 50S ribosomal protein L35 yields the protein MPKMKTHKGTAKRFRRTGTGKIMRAKAFKSHILTKKSQKRIRGFRKETELAKADVKVVSSRMGK from the coding sequence ATGCCTAAGATGAAGACGCACAAGGGTACGGCCAAGCGTTTCCGCCGCACCGGCACCGGCAAGATCATGCGCGCCAAGGCTTTCAAGAGCCACATCCTGACCAAGAAGTCCCAGAAGCGCATCCGCGGTTTCCGCAAGGAGACCGAGCTCGCCAAGGCCGACGTCAAGGTCGTTTCGTCCCGCATGGGCAAGTAG
- a CDS encoding RsmB/NOP family class I SAM-dependent RNA methyltransferase has translation MSSRQRAHKATTRANRQARRPREQTHEPQTLDEQTGLPTHLVEAVRASAGPLADTIIAGWGQERPVTMRVNTLRSSLADVTRELDEAGIGCARVPWYADALVLADDVRERDVWGLNAYAQGKVYLQSLSSMLPPLALRPQPGTDVLDMCAAPGGKTSELAALAPARKGVRAARVTACELSAPRAEKLEHNLAKLGATNVQVMRVDARRLDDWFSFDQVLLDAPCTGSGTVSLHDGHAARYLTPELANRVERSQRALLDRGLTVLKAGGSLVYSTCSILPRENEDVVEWALARHADCELVDVALPHAVAGEDTDDEAPLALPNRLPGTLTVCPSRLYEGFFVSRIVKRG, from the coding sequence ATGAGCAGCAGGCAACGCGCGCACAAGGCCACCACACGAGCAAACCGCCAGGCGAGAAGGCCGCGCGAGCAGACCCACGAGCCGCAGACGCTCGACGAGCAGACGGGGCTGCCCACCCACCTCGTCGAGGCGGTCAGGGCGTCTGCGGGACCCCTTGCGGACACCATCATAGCCGGATGGGGCCAGGAGCGCCCCGTGACCATGCGCGTCAACACGCTGCGCTCAAGCCTTGCCGACGTCACGCGCGAGCTGGACGAGGCGGGCATCGGGTGCGCACGCGTCCCGTGGTACGCGGACGCGCTCGTGCTTGCCGACGACGTCCGCGAGAGAGACGTCTGGGGCCTTAACGCCTATGCCCAGGGGAAGGTGTACCTCCAGAGCCTCTCCTCCATGCTGCCACCGCTCGCCCTGCGCCCGCAGCCGGGCACCGATGTGCTCGACATGTGCGCCGCCCCCGGCGGAAAGACGAGCGAGCTCGCAGCGCTTGCCCCCGCGCGTAAGGGCGTGCGCGCCGCGCGCGTCACGGCATGCGAGCTTTCCGCGCCACGTGCCGAGAAGCTCGAGCACAACCTCGCGAAGCTCGGCGCCACGAACGTCCAGGTCATGCGCGTGGACGCCCGTAGGCTCGATGACTGGTTCTCCTTCGATCAGGTGCTGCTCGACGCCCCCTGCACGGGCTCTGGCACCGTGTCCCTCCACGACGGGCACGCGGCCCGCTACCTCACGCCCGAGCTCGCAAACCGCGTCGAGCGCTCGCAGCGCGCGCTTCTCGACCGGGGCCTCACCGTGCTCAAGGCCGGGGGCAGCCTCGTGTACTCGACGTGCTCGATCCTGCCGCGCGAGAACGAGGACGTCGTGGAGTGGGCCCTCGCGCGCCATGCGGACTGCGAGCTCGTCGACGTGGCGCTGCCGCACGCAGTAGCCGGCGAGGACACGGACGACGAGGCGCCCCTGGCACTGCCGAACCGGCTGCCCGGCACGCTCACGGTGTGCCCAAGCCGCCTCTACGAGGGCTTCTTTGTCTCAAGGATCGTGAAGCGCGGCTAG
- the rplT gene encoding 50S ribosomal protein L20, with the protein MARVKRAVAGRKKRQTLKELSKGYYGTSSRTFRGMKEQVQHSLQYQYRDRRNKKRDVRRLWIQRINAAARMNDMSYSTFMHGLKLAGVELDRKVLSQIAYEDEAAFAALAEVAKKALADAE; encoded by the coding sequence ATGGCACGAGTCAAGCGCGCCGTTGCTGGCCGTAAGAAGCGTCAGACCCTCAAGGAGCTCTCCAAGGGCTACTACGGCACTTCCTCCCGCACCTTCCGCGGCATGAAGGAGCAGGTCCAGCACTCCCTGCAGTACCAGTACCGTGACCGCCGCAACAAGAAGCGCGACGTCCGTCGTCTCTGGATCCAGCGCATCAACGCCGCCGCCCGCATGAACGACATGAGCTACTCCACGTTCATGCACGGCCTGAAGCTCGCCGGCGTCGAGCTGGACCGCAAGGTCCTCTCGCAGATCGCCTACGAGGACGAGGCTGCGTTCGCCGCCCTGGCCGAGGTCGCCAAGAAGGCCCTCGCCGACGCCGAGTAA
- the infC gene encoding translation initiation factor IF-3, whose protein sequence is MCKIAKSEGPRINGEITARVCRLIGVDGSQLGQFGVRDALRIASEQGLDLVEIAPNAEPPVCKVMDYGKYKYEQAIKAKQARKKQAKVEVKEMKFRPKIDTGDYETKKGHVMRFLKKGARVKVTIMFRGREMAHPEQGLNVLERLAADLKPYATVESQPKMEGRNMHMLVAPIKGAFDEKAAEASEKDTKEN, encoded by the coding sequence GTGTGTAAGATAGCAAAGTCCGAAGGTCCCCGTATTAACGGGGAGATCACCGCTCGAGTCTGCCGCCTGATTGGCGTCGACGGCTCCCAGCTTGGTCAGTTCGGTGTCCGTGATGCCCTCCGCATCGCCTCCGAGCAGGGTCTCGACCTTGTCGAGATCGCCCCGAACGCCGAGCCGCCCGTCTGCAAGGTCATGGATTACGGCAAGTACAAGTACGAGCAGGCGATCAAGGCCAAGCAGGCTCGCAAGAAGCAGGCCAAGGTCGAGGTCAAGGAGATGAAGTTCCGTCCCAAGATCGACACCGGCGACTACGAGACCAAGAAGGGCCACGTCATGCGCTTCCTCAAGAAGGGCGCGCGCGTGAAGGTGACCATCATGTTCCGCGGTCGCGAGATGGCTCACCCCGAGCAGGGTCTCAACGTCCTCGAGCGACTGGCCGCCGACCTCAAGCCCTACGCCACGGTTGAGAGCCAGCCGAAGATGGAGGGCCGCAACATGCACATGCTCGTCGCGCCGATCAAGGGCGCCTTCGATGAGAAGGCCGCCGAGGCGAGCGAGAAGGATACGAAGGAGAACTAG
- a CDS encoding RelA/SpoT family protein, producing the protein MSETKHVAAPPEGAPEVGADDYPLLRKTCSRYLSAEGMAKVDEAYRFAAEFHRDQRRRSGEPYINHPVEVALILAHDLHMDEDVICAALLHDTVEDAPATLSDLSELFGETVAELVDGVTKLTSIEVDSMDAKQALNLRKMFLAMSRDIRVVIIKLADRLHNMRTLAALPPDRRTFKAHETMDVYAPLADRLGISSLKWELEDLAFFYLEPEEYQRIARMVQDSRDQRERDTEEAIKTLTDELRRVGLDGFTITGRPKHLWSIHLKMKRKGKEFSDIYDLIALRVILQTVGDCYSALGAVHSLWHPLPGRFKDYIATPKPNGYQSLHTTVVGPEARPIEIQLRTVEMHEQAEYGIAAHWLYKRAGNSQGNMSADDKSVDRQISWIRRSLDWTVEGDMEDPHEFLEDLRVDLFGDEIFVFTPKGEVMNLRAGSTPLDFAYAVHTEVGNHCVGAKVNGSVVSLTKPLATGDRVEILTNKSAKPSRDWMNIVATPSARSKIRKYFAASTKSDDAEAGRGELGRELRKRGYGISTPRSAKALARVSEELSFKETDDMLAAIANGKVTAKSVANKVQAVLEEGSPAEMLAAQQRANAEANAAREEFFEGGSKPMSAPRQARAPKGSAKRRRASCGVVAKGDADLLVHLAHCCNPVAGDDIVGFITRGRGVSVHRSSCPNVKGLMAHPERMIEVEWDTSGATQFQVEIMVEATDRMGLLKDVTIAVGEAGGNILSAATNTSPQGVAKLRFLVAISDANLLDTLLATVSRVPSVYDARRIMPGEGANSIHGR; encoded by the coding sequence ATGTCAGAGACCAAGCACGTCGCGGCACCGCCCGAGGGGGCCCCGGAGGTTGGGGCCGACGACTACCCGCTGCTGAGGAAGACCTGCTCGAGGTACCTCTCGGCCGAGGGGATGGCAAAGGTCGACGAGGCCTACCGCTTTGCCGCCGAGTTCCACCGCGACCAGCGGCGCCGCAGCGGCGAGCCCTACATCAACCATCCCGTCGAGGTGGCGCTCATCCTGGCCCATGACCTTCACATGGACGAGGACGTGATCTGTGCGGCGCTGCTCCATGACACCGTGGAGGACGCCCCGGCCACGCTCTCCGACCTCTCCGAGCTGTTTGGCGAAACGGTCGCCGAGCTCGTGGACGGTGTCACGAAGCTCACCTCGATCGAGGTCGACTCCATGGACGCCAAGCAGGCGCTGAACCTGCGCAAGATGTTCCTCGCCATGAGCCGCGACATCCGCGTCGTCATCATCAAGCTCGCCGACCGCCTGCACAACATGCGCACGCTCGCGGCGCTTCCGCCCGACCGCCGCACGTTCAAGGCCCATGAGACCATGGACGTCTACGCGCCGCTCGCAGACCGCCTCGGCATCTCCTCGCTCAAGTGGGAGCTCGAGGACCTCGCGTTCTTCTACCTCGAGCCCGAGGAGTACCAGCGCATCGCGCGCATGGTCCAGGACTCCCGAGACCAGCGCGAGCGCGACACCGAGGAGGCCATCAAGACGCTCACCGACGAGCTGCGCCGCGTTGGCCTCGACGGCTTCACGATCACGGGCCGCCCGAAGCACCTGTGGAGCATCCACCTCAAGATGAAGCGCAAGGGCAAGGAGTTCTCCGACATCTACGACCTCATCGCGCTGCGCGTTATCCTGCAGACGGTGGGAGACTGCTACTCGGCCCTGGGCGCCGTCCACTCGCTGTGGCACCCGCTTCCCGGCCGCTTCAAGGACTACATCGCCACGCCCAAGCCCAACGGCTACCAGTCGCTCCACACCACGGTCGTGGGCCCGGAGGCCCGTCCCATCGAGATCCAGCTGCGCACGGTAGAGATGCACGAGCAGGCCGAGTACGGCATCGCCGCCCACTGGCTGTACAAGCGCGCGGGCAACTCGCAGGGCAACATGAGCGCCGACGACAAGAGCGTCGACCGCCAGATCTCCTGGATCCGCCGCAGCCTCGACTGGACGGTCGAGGGCGACATGGAGGACCCGCACGAGTTCCTCGAGGACCTGCGCGTGGACCTCTTCGGCGACGAGATCTTCGTGTTCACGCCCAAGGGCGAGGTCATGAACCTGCGTGCCGGCTCCACGCCGCTCGACTTTGCCTACGCCGTCCACACCGAGGTGGGAAACCACTGCGTGGGCGCCAAGGTCAACGGCTCGGTGGTCTCGCTCACCAAGCCGCTCGCCACCGGCGACCGCGTGGAGATCCTTACGAACAAGAGCGCCAAGCCCTCGCGAGACTGGATGAACATCGTGGCGACGCCCTCGGCGCGCTCCAAGATCCGCAAGTACTTCGCGGCATCCACGAAGTCCGACGACGCCGAGGCGGGCCGTGGCGAGCTCGGCCGCGAGCTGCGCAAGCGCGGCTACGGCATCTCCACGCCGCGCTCGGCCAAGGCGCTCGCGCGCGTGAGCGAGGAGCTGTCGTTCAAGGAGACCGACGACATGCTCGCCGCCATCGCCAACGGCAAGGTGACGGCCAAGTCGGTGGCCAACAAGGTCCAGGCCGTGCTCGAGGAGGGGTCCCCGGCCGAGATGCTCGCGGCCCAGCAGCGCGCCAACGCCGAGGCGAACGCCGCGCGCGAGGAGTTCTTCGAGGGCGGCTCCAAGCCCATGAGCGCACCGCGCCAGGCCCGCGCCCCCAAGGGCTCTGCCAAGCGCCGCCGCGCGAGCTGTGGCGTGGTCGCCAAGGGCGATGCCGACCTGCTCGTGCACCTCGCGCACTGCTGCAACCCTGTGGCCGGCGACGACATCGTGGGCTTCATCACGCGTGGCCGCGGCGTGTCCGTGCACCGCTCGAGCTGCCCCAACGTCAAGGGCCTTATGGCACATCCCGAGCGCATGATCGAGGTCGAGTGGGACACCTCGGGTGCCACGCAGTTCCAGGTGGAGATCATGGTCGAGGCCACGGACCGCATGGGCCTTCTCAAGGACGTCACGATCGCCGTGGGCGAGGCGGGCGGCAACATCCTCTCCGCCGCCACGAACACGAGCCCCCAGGGCGTCGCCAAGCTGCGCTTCCTCGTCGCCATCAGCGACGCGAACCTGCTCGACACCCTGCTTGCCACGGTGAGCCGCGTGCCTTCCGTCTACGACGCGCGCCGCATCATGCCCGGCGAGGGCGCCAACTCGATTCATGGGAGGTAG
- a CDS encoding preprotein translocase subunit SecD, which produces MKRDERFKARISAEKKRLAGPIALTAVLLVASLVALFLPMWGIPLGVDLAGGNAVTLTATDYADGTGAADVLTVLRRRADALEQHDVQVSQTGDDTFELRVPSNYDAASVADALTRGGALELVRVDSISDADVLQKLQNNASNIELEQGSYDAFVTSDEVKGASVVSQNYYGMTYYGISVSLDASGASALSDATEDLSQDGASGQIAVVMDGTIIASPSVSEKIEGGKINISGGFTEDQAYAYASAIAGGRLRCSLSQTEPAEVGATLGDDAPVLVLAAFIVVSFVACLVAARRLGAAGGVCAEAATVSVIIALGILTLVARFDVVVLGRMELAGLAVTELCALVAGVRVAVRYRSERDAGASVRKSQQVACGHERNCLMGVAGVVLVAAVVAAVLLPGHVREFAVSLACGMGALVYALAVAVPTQLALYTAADVAKGAQDAQDLESDEDEDEQPAPKSGE; this is translated from the coding sequence ATGAAGCGGGACGAGAGGTTCAAGGCAAGGATATCGGCCGAGAAGAAGCGGCTCGCGGGTCCCATCGCGCTCACGGCGGTCCTGCTCGTGGCCTCGCTCGTGGCGCTCTTCCTGCCCATGTGGGGCATTCCGCTGGGCGTCGACCTCGCCGGTGGCAACGCCGTGACCCTCACGGCCACAGACTACGCGGACGGCACGGGCGCCGCCGACGTCCTTACCGTGCTCCGCCGGCGCGCCGACGCGCTCGAGCAGCATGACGTGCAGGTCTCCCAGACGGGCGACGACACCTTCGAGCTGCGCGTCCCCTCCAACTATGACGCCGCCTCGGTGGCAGACGCCCTCACGCGAGGCGGTGCCCTCGAGCTCGTGCGTGTTGACTCCATCTCCGACGCCGACGTGCTTCAGAAGCTCCAGAACAACGCCTCGAACATTGAGCTCGAGCAGGGCTCCTACGACGCGTTCGTCACGTCCGACGAGGTCAAGGGCGCAAGCGTCGTCTCCCAGAACTACTACGGCATGACCTACTACGGCATCTCCGTCTCCCTGGACGCCAGCGGCGCCTCGGCGCTCTCGGACGCCACGGAGGACCTCTCCCAGGACGGGGCCTCGGGCCAGATCGCCGTCGTCATGGACGGCACCATCATTGCCTCGCCGTCCGTGAGCGAAAAGATCGAGGGCGGCAAGATCAACATCTCCGGCGGCTTCACCGAGGACCAGGCCTATGCGTACGCCTCGGCCATCGCCGGCGGCCGGCTGAGGTGCTCCCTCTCGCAGACCGAGCCCGCCGAGGTCGGCGCCACGCTGGGCGATGACGCGCCCGTCCTTGTCCTGGCGGCATTTATCGTCGTGTCGTTCGTGGCCTGCCTCGTCGCTGCTCGCAGGCTCGGGGCGGCCGGCGGGGTCTGCGCGGAAGCCGCAACCGTCTCCGTAATCATCGCGCTTGGCATTCTCACGCTCGTGGCGCGCTTCGACGTCGTCGTCCTCGGCCGCATGGAGCTCGCGGGCCTGGCCGTAACCGAGCTGTGCGCGCTCGTCGCGGGCGTGCGCGTGGCGGTGCGCTATCGCTCCGAGCGTGACGCCGGCGCCTCGGTGCGCAAGTCCCAGCAGGTTGCCTGCGGCCACGAGCGCAACTGCCTCATGGGCGTCGCGGGCGTCGTGCTCGTCGCGGCGGTGGTCGCGGCGGTCCTTCTGCCCGGTCACGTCCGCGAGTTCGCCGTCTCGCTCGCCTGCGGCATGGGCGCGCTCGTCTATGCGCTTGCCGTGGCGGTTCCCACGCAGCTTGCGCTCTACACGGCAGCTGACGTCGCCAAGGGCGCTCAGGATGCCCAAGACCTCGAGTCCGATGAGGACGAGGACGAGCAGCCCGCGCCAAAGAGCGGTGAGTAG
- the recJ gene encoding single-stranded-DNA-specific exonuclease RecJ has translation MSGLRESDRWHVLTGDAVAEHEVRAATGVTPLAARVMVARGIRTAAQAREFLTPSLERDWLDPRELPGLVPAADRVERAVRNHEVIAVFGDFDVDGMSSTCLLTLGLRELGAEVHPYIPRRFGEGYGLSAEALERVVEGCHPDLIVTVDNGIAAAAEVEMVRAQGIDVVVTDHHEPSDLVPADVPVCDPKLDHDCPSCDLAGAGVALKLVQELGRRMGVPELWRSYTDVATLGTISDMMNLTRENRALVTDGIERMRHTQRPGIVALAAVANCDLSQIEADGLPFSLVPRLNAAGRMGDVDVAFNLLVSNDATEAASLAAQLETINQNRRDIERDLADQAMAMVEETYDGGRAIVVGGEGWHEGVKGIVASRVVNRYHVPAILFSISDGVAHGSGRSVGSVNLFEAVERCGDLLVRFGGHAGAVGVTIDAENIDAFRARLEAVLDELPAEQFVDTGEVAAVVGLDELDVPTIESLGALKPFGQGNKVPLLAATGVVMRARSRVGRSGEHLRFLATDGVSSVPAIMFRTPDVERACDYEGAVDLVFEAVAETWQGRTKPKLMVRDIIYREATPGVSTPEVVSELFGRVPQILASDTHEPPEPASTDAREQAAGMSEAELTDRLVHRFIGDHELLGAQRAALDALAAGRSALCVMATGRGKSLVFHVHAARLALARSRASVFVYPLRALVADQSFHITGELAALGLSARVLTGESSPEVREEVFGGLAAGTVDVVLTTPEFLAIHSGRFAASGRIGFVVIDEAHHAGTSDGGSRTTYRELPRVLGELGHPVTLAVTATAAEPVARQICELAGIDDVIVDDTRRANLVLDDERELHDREAALVSIASTGEKCVCYVNSREQSVVLARALRKANPELGQRIAFYNAGLTRQERNRVERAFRSGALTCVISTSAFGEGVNLPDIRHVVLYHMPFGAIEFNQMSGRAGRDGKPATIHLLFGSRDAHVNERILSSYAPGREELVCLWRTLRSLAARASQDSDGAIGRTNAEILEACLQTAPATTLEERSVSAGIAIFRDLGFLEVEGYGTGRRIVMVPSPGHMELDSSIRYLEGKRSGEEFHAFCDWVLAATPGELLDHINRPIVPGFGTMVREEGE, from the coding sequence ATGAGCGGCCTGAGAGAGAGCGACCGCTGGCACGTCCTTACCGGCGATGCCGTCGCCGAGCACGAGGTCCGCGCCGCCACGGGCGTCACGCCGCTTGCGGCCCGCGTCATGGTGGCGCGCGGCATCCGCACGGCCGCCCAGGCGCGCGAGTTCCTCACGCCGTCGCTCGAGCGAGACTGGCTGGACCCGCGCGAGCTGCCCGGTCTCGTGCCCGCGGCGGACCGCGTCGAGCGGGCCGTGCGCAACCATGAGGTCATCGCCGTCTTCGGTGACTTCGACGTGGACGGCATGAGCTCGACGTGTCTGCTCACGCTGGGCCTTCGCGAGCTCGGCGCCGAGGTGCACCCCTACATCCCGAGGCGCTTCGGCGAGGGCTACGGGCTGTCGGCCGAGGCGCTCGAGCGCGTCGTGGAGGGCTGCCACCCGGACCTGATCGTCACGGTGGACAATGGCATCGCCGCCGCCGCCGAGGTCGAGATGGTGCGCGCCCAGGGCATAGACGTCGTCGTGACGGACCACCACGAGCCCTCCGACCTCGTTCCCGCGGATGTCCCCGTCTGCGACCCCAAGCTCGACCACGACTGCCCCAGCTGCGACCTTGCCGGCGCCGGCGTGGCGCTCAAGCTCGTGCAGGAGCTCGGGCGGCGCATGGGGGTCCCCGAGCTGTGGCGCTCCTACACCGACGTCGCCACGCTCGGCACCATCTCGGACATGATGAACCTCACGCGCGAGAACCGCGCCCTGGTCACGGACGGCATCGAGCGCATGCGCCACACGCAGCGCCCCGGCATCGTGGCGCTGGCCGCGGTGGCCAACTGCGACCTCTCGCAGATCGAGGCGGACGGCCTGCCGTTCTCGCTCGTCCCGCGCCTGAACGCCGCCGGCCGCATGGGCGACGTTGACGTTGCCTTCAATCTGCTCGTCTCCAACGACGCCACCGAGGCCGCCTCGTTGGCCGCCCAGCTCGAGACCATCAACCAGAACCGACGCGACATCGAGCGCGACCTTGCCGACCAGGCCATGGCCATGGTCGAGGAGACCTATGACGGGGGGCGCGCCATCGTCGTGGGCGGCGAGGGCTGGCACGAGGGCGTGAAGGGCATTGTCGCGAGCCGCGTCGTTAACCGCTATCACGTGCCCGCCATCCTCTTCTCCATCTCCGACGGCGTGGCCCATGGCTCGGGCCGCTCCGTGGGCTCGGTCAACCTGTTCGAGGCCGTCGAGCGCTGCGGCGATTTGCTCGTGCGCTTTGGCGGCCACGCCGGTGCGGTGGGCGTCACGATCGATGCCGAGAACATCGACGCGTTCCGTGCCCGACTCGAGGCCGTGCTCGACGAGCTTCCCGCCGAGCAGTTCGTCGACACCGGCGAGGTCGCGGCCGTCGTGGGGCTCGACGAGCTCGACGTACCCACCATCGAGTCGCTCGGCGCCCTCAAGCCGTTCGGCCAGGGCAACAAGGTGCCGCTTCTTGCCGCCACGGGCGTGGTCATGCGCGCACGCAGCCGTGTGGGCCGCTCCGGCGAGCACCTGCGCTTCTTGGCGACAGACGGCGTGAGCTCCGTGCCGGCCATCATGTTCCGCACTCCCGACGTCGAGCGCGCCTGCGACTACGAGGGCGCCGTCGACCTCGTGTTCGAGGCGGTCGCCGAGACGTGGCAGGGCCGCACGAAGCCCAAGCTCATGGTGCGCGACATCATCTACCGCGAGGCTACGCCCGGCGTGAGCACACCCGAGGTCGTCTCCGAGCTGTTTGGCCGCGTGCCGCAGATTCTCGCCTCCGACACCCACGAGCCGCCCGAGCCGGCGAGCACCGACGCCCGCGAGCAGGCCGCCGGCATGAGCGAGGCCGAGCTCACGGACCGCCTCGTGCACCGCTTCATCGGGGACCACGAGCTGCTGGGCGCCCAGCGCGCCGCGCTCGACGCCCTCGCGGCCGGTCGCAGCGCCCTGTGCGTCATGGCGACGGGACGCGGCAAGTCGCTCGTCTTCCACGTGCACGCCGCGCGCCTCGCGCTTGCCCGGAGCCGTGCGAGCGTCTTCGTCTACCCGCTGCGCGCCCTCGTCGCGGACCAGAGCTTCCACATCACCGGCGAGCTCGCCGCGCTCGGCCTGTCCGCCCGCGTGCTCACGGGTGAGAGCTCGCCCGAGGTTCGCGAGGAGGTCTTTGGCGGCCTTGCGGCGGGCACCGTGGACGTTGTGCTCACGACGCCGGAGTTCCTCGCCATCCACTCGGGGCGCTTCGCCGCCTCGGGCCGCATCGGATTCGTCGTCATCGACGAGGCCCACCATGCCGGCACCTCGGACGGTGGCTCGCGCACGACCTACCGGGAGCTGCCCCGCGTGCTGGGCGAGCTCGGGCATCCCGTGACGCTTGCCGTCACGGCGACGGCCGCCGAGCCCGTTGCCAGGCAGATCTGCGAGCTTGCCGGCATCGACGACGTCATCGTGGACGACACGCGCCGCGCCAACCTCGTGCTCGACGACGAGCGCGAGCTGCATGACCGCGAGGCCGCGCTTGTCTCGATTGCGAGCACGGGCGAGAAGTGCGTGTGTTACGTGAACTCGCGCGAGCAGTCCGTCGTGCTCGCCCGCGCGCTGAGGAAGGCAAACCCCGAGCTGGGCCAGCGCATCGCGTTCTACAATGCCGGCCTCACGCGCCAGGAGCGCAACCGTGTGGAGCGGGCGTTCCGCTCCGGCGCGCTCACGTGCGTCATCTCCACGAGCGCGTTCGGCGAGGGCGTCAACCTGCCAGACATCCGCCACGTCGTGCTCTACCACATGCCGTTCGGTGCCATCGAGTTCAACCAGATGAGCGGCCGCGCCGGCCGCGACGGCAAGCCCGCCACGATCCACCTGCTGTTCGGCTCGCGCGACGCCCACGTCAACGAGCGCATCCTGTCCTCCTACGCCCCGGGCCGAGAAGAGCTCGTCTGCCTGTGGAGGACGCTGCGAAGCCTGGCGGCCCGCGCCTCCCAGGACTCGGACGGCGCGATCGGGCGCACGAACGCAGAGATCCTCGAGGCGTGCCTGCAGACGGCGCCGGCGACCACCCTCGAGGAGCGCTCGGTGTCGGCGGGCATCGCCATCTTCCGCGACCTGGGGTTCCTCGAGGTCGAGGGCTACGGGACGGGCAGGCGCATCGTCATGGTGCCCTCGCCGGGCCACATGGAGCTCGACAGCTCCATCCGCTACCTCGAGGGCAAGCGCAGCGGCGAGGAGTTCCACGCCTTCTGCGACTGGGTGCTTGCCGCCACGCCCGGCGAGCTTCTCGACCACATCAACAGGCCCATCGTCCCGGGGTTCGGGACGATGGTGCGAGAGGAGGGGGAGTGA